The Pseudomonadota bacterium DNA segment GCTCATAGCCTGTCTGCCGACAGGCAGGCGGTATTGGCCGCCGAACGAATCACACGATGTGATTCGCGGCGGACGCCTCGGAAGCCGGCCTGTCTGCGTGCGGCACGCACAGGCAGGCCATGGACGGCCGGCGAGAATGAGCGAGAGCCATGCCGGAACATCCCTGGAGACTTCTTTCAGCTATTTTCAGAGCAACTCAGAAAGTTGGGATATATTGCTTTATTTACTCTTTTCCGGAGCCTTAAGCTCTGCCGCCTTTTCCCCGTCGATCCCGGATTTTTGAGAATCTTTGCCATTTTCTGCTCCCTTTTGCCCTTTCTCCTCAGTCTGGCAAAAATCAGCCGGATCATGGGCAAAAAAATGACCGAGCAGCCCGTTGATCCTGAATATCCGCTGATCGTCTTCCAAGCGGATATAACTATGCATGAAATCAGCCGCCACCTTACCAACCACCAGACCCACCGTCCCGCCGGCAGTAACCCCATGCACCTGAATGCCCTTTTTATCATCAACCTGGTAGGTAGCAAATTTCTCCTTGCCGGAGGTCACCAGGCTGTCCAGCTTAAGGCTCTGCAGGGCCGTCAGGATTTGCCGGACCATTTCCTCTTTTACTTTGCATACCGTCATTTCCACCAGTTGCCAGTGGTCATCTTTTTTCACCAACGTTACCGGGTTTTTCCCCGGGGCAGAAAATTCCAGCCGCTGCCAGGTGGATGGTTCGGCCGCCGCAAACGGCTGTTGCCCGGTGTTTTTATGCCGCCCCTCATCCTCCCGGCTCATAAACCAATAAAAAACGCCACAAACCAACAACAAAACAATTACCAGTACGGTATTTTTACTTTTCATTGCCAGACCCCTATCTTGATCCTTGCTTTTTCCTGATCAGTATTCATTCGAAAACTACTTATTTCTCCAATAACCGGGCCACCCGTTTTTTAATCCGCCGACGGCGCCACCGCCAGTGCAGCAGGCCGACCAGAATCAGCAGAAACGGAACCAAAAGGATATCGGCATAAACCATCGCCTGCTGCATGGCCGGTTCTATTTCTTTCAAAGGCCTATTTCCCATCCCCCGGGAGCGGATGCCAATCAACCCTTCATCCTGGAGCAACCAGTCAACACTGTTAAAGAAAAATGAGGCCATCAACCCGTCCAGGTAATCATTCTTCATAAAATCACTGCAGCCTACCACAATCAATCTACCTTTATCCGTGGCCTTCATCAGAGACTGCTGCAATTCCTCCACCGGGGGAATATTATTTTTATTCTCGCTATCAATAGTCTTATCAACCTGTTCCTTAGTCTTGGCCTCACCCTCCTTGCCGGACGGTTTCTCTTCATCTTTCGCCGCCGGCTGTGGCAGGGGATGATCGGCAAAATAGCTGGAGAGCTTCCCGGTTACCGTGGCCGCCACCACGTAAGGCCCCTGGTTGAAGCTATCTACGTCATGGTTTTTATAAGGGTCGATATCGAAACCTTTGGTTTGCAGTTTACTTTTGGATGATGAACGAACCAGCCAGGTAAATACGCCCGTAATCCCATCAAGGGGAGCAACGGTGCTGACAAAAGGGAAGTGGAGACTCTGGAAATCAGAGACCATCACCTGGCTGCGGTTCAGGTCCACCAGGTTGGGGAAAAGCGGATAGTTCACCATATTGGAAACCATGAACTGGCCCTGGCGGCTCTGGATTGAAATTCGTTCATTCCGGGCATCCATCAGCAGATCCGGGTTAATGGCTACCCCATAGGCATGCAACAGCTCATCAAGATTATTTTCCTGATTTTTCCAGGCCATCATTGCCTGCAGATTACTCCGCAGCGGGCTGGCAAAAAAAGCCACCCCCTTTCCGGCCATCACATAGCGATCAATAAGGAAAAATTGCCAGGTGGTTAATTTTTTCCGCGGGGCCAGCACCACCAGGGCATCCGCCAGATCATCCAGCTCTTTGGTTTTTTCCAGATCGAGAAAAACCAGCTTGTACTGTTGTTCCAATACCTGAATCACCTGGCTCAGGTCACGTTGAACCATGGGAACATTACCGGTGGCAATGGCCACCCGCGGTTGACGGGTAGAGGTCAATTTCCGGATCAGGCTGGTTATCTTGTAGTCCAGGTCATCGGTTTTCTGTACATAAGGTATCACCTCACTTTTATCCTGATAATAAATGGCCATCCCCAGGAAGCAATTTTTTACTTCCAGTTTATTACTGGAAACATCGGAAAGCTGAATCTGGGGAATCCCCAACTGCTTCATCTGTTTTTCTACTTCCGGGTCCAGATCCGGATCAATGAACTCATAGTGCAGGTTCCGGCCGGCAAAGACTTGATACTCCTCCAGCTTCTCGCCGATGAAACGCCGATATTCACTATAGGGAAAAGGCAACTCAGTAGAAAAATAAACTTTCACCTGCAACGGATCTTTGAGCTTATGCAGCAACTGTCTGGTATACTCAGGAACGGTGTAGATCCGCCCTTCACTCAGGTCAAAACGTTTATAAACCAGCTGGGAAAGCAGATTAACAAAAACCAGGATTCCCACCAGCGCCAGCAGGGCAATCAGAGCGTTAAAGCCGTATTTTCTTTTAGCATCCATGGCTTATCCCCTCCACTTGCGACGCTGGACATTGTAAAGAGACCAGCAGAAAAAGAGCACAATCACACTCAGATAATAAGCCAGATCGCGACTGTCTATAACCCCGCGAGATAATGCCTTAAAATGGTTCTCCACACTCATATAACCGGCAACCCTGCCAATGGTTGGGGGCATCCAGGCAATGAATTTATCGATAATAAAAAGAAAGAATGAAACCAGGAAACTTAAAATAAACGCCGACAGCTGGTTTCTCACCAGGCTGCTGGCCCAGAGCCCCACCGCCATAAACGCCGCCCCCATGAGCAACAGGCCGAAATAACCGGTAAACAGGGCACCGAGATCAGGTTTCCCCAGGGCGATAATAGTCAGCATATAGGGAAAAGTCAGCAGTACAGCCAGCGACATGAGCAGCAGGGCCGCACCATATTTCCCGGCCATAACCGCGAAAGAGGTCACCGGATAGGTGAAAAGCAGCTCCGCGGTACCATGTTTCTGTTCTTCAGCCAGCAGCCCCATACTGATGGCCGGCACGAAAAAAACAAACATCAGCGGCGCCATGCCGAAAAAACCACGCAGGGAAGCCTGCTGATCAAAAAAGAGATTAGCGGCAAAAAACCAGCCGCAAATCAACAGATAGACCACAATCACTATATAAGCGACCGGTGAGTTGAAATAAGAAGACAACTCCCGACGGCAAATCGTCAAGCCTTTTCTCATACCGCCCTCCTGACTTGCTCATCATCCATGGTATCACCCAGAGTCAACTGTTTAAAAATATCTTCCAGGCTCAGGCGCTGCCGATAGAGTTCCAGCAGGGACCAGTTTTCACCCCGAATCACCTCATATACCAGCTCCCGAAGATCACCTTCAACCCCATCCCGCCCGGTAATCAGCAGGCTTGTCACTCCCACCTCACCGCTTTCCGCCACCTCCACCCTTGCAACCACCGGGATGGCCAGCAGCTTTTCCTGACAATCATCCGGCTTCCCTTTCAGCTGCACCCGGATAATTTCTTCACCGCCGGTCCGCGCCGCTAATTCATCAGCAGAACCATCAGCCACCAGTTTCCCCTGGTTCATGATCAAAATCCGATCACAGGTACTCTGGACCTCAGGCAGAATATGGGTACTGAGAATCAAGGTTTTTTCACTGCCCAGGGTTTTAATCAGCTGTCTTATCTCGCCAATCTGGTTCGGATCCAGACCCGAAGTGGGCTCATCAAGGATCAGGACCGGAGGATCATGAACGATGGCCTGAGCCAGACCCAAACGCTGACGATAACCTTTGGAAAGCTGGCCGGTATTTTTCTCCAGCACCTCCTCCAGGCCACAAACATCAATCACCGACCGCAGCCGATCCCGGACCCGGGCCTCCGGGACTTCCCGCATGCGGACGACAAATTGCAGGTGATCCAGGACGTTCATTTCATCATAAAGCGGGTTATTTTCCGGCAGATAACCAATGGAACGACGCACTGCCAATGACTCCGTAAGGACATCATGGTCGGCCACTGAAATGCTGCCACTGGTGGGGGCCAGGTAGCCGGTCAACATTTTCATCGTCGTACTTTTGCCGGCGCCATTGGGCCCCAGCAGACCGAGAATCTGGCCTTTGGGAACTTCAAAAGAAATGTCATCAACTGCCGGTTGATGGCCATAATATTTGCTCAGTGAAGTTACGGTAATCATAAAGCTCCTCTACAGGCATAAGACTGTCTTGAAAAATTTACGAAAGCAGAAGAATATAATCTCTACATTTTTTTTGTCAAGAAGAGAAAAATTAATGAGAAAAAAATTATTTTTTTATTTTTTTGTCATTTTTCCCTTGACATCAACTTTTTCACCTGCTAAATAATACTAAATTCATTTAGTTAATACTTTAAATACAATTATCAAGGAGGCCCGATCATGTGTATGAAAATTGAATTCCCTTGTCAATGCGGAGAAGAAAAAGCTCAATTCAATAATTTGAATAATATTCTGCCGCCTTCCGTAATTGAGAAAGTTTACTGCCCGGAATGCAGTGGAGAGGTGACGGTAAACAATGACACCATGCTGGTGGACAACGGCTGGATCATCGAATATGACATGGAGCAGGTAAAATTTCTGCTGGCCAAAATGGAGATCCCGGCAGGACAGATAACCCCGGAATTTGTTTTTGACGAGCGTTATTCAACCTGGCAGGGGGTCACCCCCACCGACATGGTTGAAAGTATCAGGGAACGGGAAGAAATAGTTAAACTGGCCAAAGTAGACAAGAAGAAATATGTCGAAACCATTAAATCCTGGAGCATTAACCGAATGCAGGCCTTCATGGATGCCGGCTGGCGGAAAGCTCAGCCCCGATCGGCGTAAATAAAGCATTTCATAACCCCCTCCTCCATTTGCAGGACCAGCGTGGATTAACCAACCCGCTGGTCCTTCTCTATTGTAAATATTCGGGTACTACTTCCAAATTGTCTCGATGTGGGGGCAGAATTCAATTCTGTCCCCGTTCGAAGCACCCCAAGGGCACTTCCTCACTGTCGCTCAGGGTGTAAGCGAAGCAAAGGTGCAAACCAGTGTGACAAGCAGGCAAAGCATTCCGTGAGAAATAAGAAAAAATTGTATGTTTTTTCTTGCCGCATGATAAGACAGCATGTTAGAAAAGCTGTATGTTTATTCATTTAAAACCGCTGGGGGAGGAAGTTTCCTGCGAGCCCAATCTTTCTATCCTTGATACTTTACAAAAGAACGGTATTGATAGAATTGAGTCAACTTGCGGCGGCAAAGGGATCTGTGGTAAATGCAAAGTCAGAATTATTGCCGGGAAGGTAAGCAAACCGACTGGGCAGGAATACCAGCTTCTCACCAATGATGAACTTGACAACAACATCCGCCTCGCCTGTCAGACTTACCCGCTGGAATCAGTTACCCTGAAAATAGTTGCAGACTTGATCAAGGCCCAGTACAAAACCCAGCTGGGCATGGAACTTGGTGGACTGAAGGTTAATGCCAACAGCAAAAAGATCTATCTGGAATTGCCCCGGCCGTGCCTTACGGATCAAAGAGCAGACGTTGAACGTCTCTTTTATGAACTAAAGCAGAAAAAATTTTCCGCGGCAGAAATCGCGCCAGGTCTTCTACCGGCGCTAGCCAAAATTTTAAGAAAATCCGAATGGAAGATAACGGCAACCCTGACCGGTAACCGGGTGGTTGACATTGAAAAAAAGGATACTACCAAGGATAATTACGGTATAGCCTTTGACCTTGGCACCACCACGGTTGCCGCCTATCTTCTGGAGCTTAATAAAGGTCGCCTGCTGGGTCAGGCAGCCATTTCCAACCGCCAGGGTATCTTTGGCGAAGACGTGATGACCAGGATAGACCGGGCCCACGACGGGGAGCTGAATAAATTGCAGCAAGCCGCGATCAGCTCCCTGAACATTCTCCTTGACCGGTTGACCAGTGAAACCGGTGTGCAGCGTAAACATATTTATGAGGCAGTGATTGTCGGTAACACCTGCATGCATCATCTGTTACTGGGGATTGATCCCTATCCCGCCGGGGTTGCCCCCTTTACGCCGGTAATCAATAATGCTCCGGACGTAGCGGCCGCTTTTCTGGGGCTTGAAATAGCACCGGAAGGAACAGTCCATCTGCCGCCGGTGGTTTCCGGTTTTGTCGGTGCCGATACTATCGCCGACGTCCTGGCTTTGGATTTTGACCGTGAGCAACCGCCCCATCTAATGATAGACATCGGGACCAATGCCGAGATGGCCCTGACTGTGGCCGGAGATATCCTGGCCTGCTCTGCCGCGGCCGGACCCGCCTTCGAAGGTGCCAGGATCAATTGCGGCATGCGGGC contains these protein-coding regions:
- a CDS encoding DUF4340 domain-containing protein, whose product is MKSKNTVLVIVLLLVCGVFYWFMSREDEGRHKNTGQQPFAAAEPSTWQRLEFSAPGKNPVTLVKKDDHWQLVEMTVCKVKEEMVRQILTALQSLKLDSLVTSGKEKFATYQVDDKKGIQVHGVTAGGTVGLVVGKVAADFMHSYIRLEDDQRIFRINGLLGHFFAHDPADFCQTEEKGQKGAENGKDSQKSGIDGEKAAELKAPEKSK
- a CDS encoding Gldg family protein, yielding MDAKRKYGFNALIALLALVGILVFVNLLSQLVYKRFDLSEGRIYTVPEYTRQLLHKLKDPLQVKVYFSTELPFPYSEYRRFIGEKLEEYQVFAGRNLHYEFIDPDLDPEVEKQMKQLGIPQIQLSDVSSNKLEVKNCFLGMAIYYQDKSEVIPYVQKTDDLDYKITSLIRKLTSTRQPRVAIATGNVPMVQRDLSQVIQVLEQQYKLVFLDLEKTKELDDLADALVVLAPRKKLTTWQFFLIDRYVMAGKGVAFFASPLRSNLQAMMAWKNQENNLDELLHAYGVAINPDLLMDARNERISIQSRQGQFMVSNMVNYPLFPNLVDLNRSQVMVSDFQSLHFPFVSTVAPLDGITGVFTWLVRSSSKSKLQTKGFDIDPYKNHDVDSFNQGPYVVAATVTGKLSSYFADHPLPQPAAKDEEKPSGKEGEAKTKEQVDKTIDSENKNNIPPVEELQQSLMKATDKGRLIVVGCSDFMKNDYLDGLMASFFFNSVDWLLQDEGLIGIRSRGMGNRPLKEIEPAMQQAMVYADILLVPFLLILVGLLHWRWRRRRIKKRVARLLEK
- a CDS encoding ABC transporter permease; the encoded protein is MRKGLTICRRELSSYFNSPVAYIVIVVYLLICGWFFAANLFFDQQASLRGFFGMAPLMFVFFVPAISMGLLAEEQKHGTAELLFTYPVTSFAVMAGKYGAALLLMSLAVLLTFPYMLTIIALGKPDLGALFTGYFGLLLMGAAFMAVGLWASSLVRNQLSAFILSFLVSFFLFIIDKFIAWMPPTIGRVAGYMSVENHFKALSRGVIDSRDLAYYLSVIVLFFCWSLYNVQRRKWRG
- a CDS encoding ATP-binding cassette domain-containing protein — encoded protein: MITVTSLSKYYGHQPAVDDISFEVPKGQILGLLGPNGAGKSTTMKMLTGYLAPTSGSISVADHDVLTESLAVRRSIGYLPENNPLYDEMNVLDHLQFVVRMREVPEARVRDRLRSVIDVCGLEEVLEKNTGQLSKGYRQRLGLAQAIVHDPPVLILDEPTSGLDPNQIGEIRQLIKTLGSEKTLILSTHILPEVQSTCDRILIMNQGKLVADGSADELAARTGGEEIIRVQLKGKPDDCQEKLLAIPVVARVEVAESGEVGVTSLLITGRDGVEGDLRELVYEVIRGENWSLLELYRQRLSLEDIFKQLTLGDTMDDEQVRRAV
- a CDS encoding ASKHA domain-containing protein is translated as MFIHLKPLGEEVSCEPNLSILDTLQKNGIDRIESTCGGKGICGKCKVRIIAGKVSKPTGQEYQLLTNDELDNNIRLACQTYPLESVTLKIVADLIKAQYKTQLGMELGGLKVNANSKKIYLELPRPCLTDQRADVERLFYELKQKKFSAAEIAPGLLPALAKILRKSEWKITATLTGNRVVDIEKKDTTKDNYGIAFDLGTTTVAAYLLELNKGRLLGQAAISNRQGIFGEDVMTRIDRAHDGELNKLQQAAISSLNILLDRLTSETGVQRKHIYEAVIVGNTCMHHLLLGIDPYPAGVAPFTPVINNAPDVAAAFLGLEIAPEGTVHLPPVVSGFVGADTIADVLALDFDREQPPHLMIDIGTNAEMALTVAGDILACSAAAGPAFEGARINCGMRAAPGAIDRAVIQNNALQCHTIDDQPAKGIAGSGLISVAAALKREGLMNTRGALRQKAIPAGMLDKDHRGIILVPADRTESGKQLILTWKDIGEELVMARAAIQTGIEILLKEAGIDCHSLAKISIAGAFGNFLDIRDLLATGLLPDIPAEKISGVGNVAGKGAVQILMSVDERQRAKKLPERIRYLELSNYPDFNRMFSRNMKMRSTCER